A single Sphingomonas sp. IW22 DNA region contains:
- a CDS encoding putative bifunctional diguanylate cyclase/phosphodiesterase codes for MKYAASSQFARPRIDARALLGLRDPDDSTDWSPIRAAQINTGAQLALMLLMASMVGVAVVDLMLRDTIAAWQLGLWTMLVVVVSIFVVVRRLASRNRTRISASFRDVRDTALDGLALGAVWAIAPLWFGPTARGDAALALWIALAILMTASAIAMAALPLATMMFLAVLGGSVALALAVWVDVALGAAVLLFALLLCVICFGRGRSLVIIRAQEIAIAERDETVSLLLREVAEDIADWLWESDTQRRVIRANPRFAYALGLEPTSINGMPLLQVLAGPKWEEGKFAPGLHMLAEKLKAREPFRDLLLPVTVGGEERWLKLAANPRFDERGTFTGFRGVGSDVTAERQSNDRINHLARYDALTGLPNRTLVNEALAHAMADADKWGSRCAFMMIDLDRFKAVNDSLGHPLGDRLLGRVADRLRHLMTENETTGRLGGDEFAVVIRDARDGERLARLAQRIIDDLSQPYEVDNHTLYIGASVGLAVAPRDGRTAEMLIRSADLALYRSKDAGGGAFHHYEPELHVEAEERRVLEIALRHALQKDELSLHFQPVVDASDARLIGFEALLRWTHPELGPISPAKFVPLAEDARLIAPIGEWVVRRACDEAARWDDDIRIAVNVSPEQLHHPSFVSVVAESIRQSGITADRLELEVTESVFLREGTGAVKVLEQLLDLGCHLSLDDFGTGYSSLGYLSRARFSTIKIDRSFVQAAANGGREAIAIMRAVVAMADSLGLSTTAEGVETEDEHNMIRTLGCTKVQGYYFGRPMPVAEARVLATRRMRAAGGTAA; via the coding sequence GTGAAATACGCCGCATCCAGCCAATTCGCCCGTCCGAGGATCGATGCGCGCGCCCTGTTGGGCCTGCGCGACCCGGATGACTCGACCGACTGGAGCCCGATTCGGGCGGCGCAGATCAATACTGGCGCGCAATTGGCGCTGATGCTGCTGATGGCAAGCATGGTCGGTGTTGCCGTGGTCGACCTGATGCTGCGCGACACCATCGCTGCATGGCAGCTGGGATTATGGACGATGCTGGTCGTCGTCGTGTCGATCTTCGTCGTCGTCCGCCGCCTGGCCAGTCGCAACCGAACGCGGATCAGCGCCAGCTTTCGCGACGTGCGTGACACGGCGCTGGACGGACTGGCGCTGGGCGCGGTGTGGGCCATCGCGCCGCTGTGGTTCGGCCCGACAGCACGCGGCGATGCGGCGCTGGCGCTGTGGATCGCACTGGCCATTCTGATGACGGCATCGGCGATCGCGATGGCCGCGCTGCCGCTGGCGACGATGATGTTCCTGGCGGTACTGGGCGGATCGGTGGCATTGGCGCTGGCGGTGTGGGTCGATGTCGCGCTGGGCGCGGCCGTGCTGCTGTTCGCACTGTTACTGTGCGTCATCTGTTTCGGGCGCGGCCGTTCGCTGGTCATCATCCGCGCGCAGGAAATCGCCATTGCCGAACGGGACGAGACGGTCAGCCTGCTGCTGCGCGAAGTGGCGGAGGACATTGCCGACTGGTTGTGGGAAAGCGACACGCAGCGGCGGGTGATCCGCGCCAATCCGCGCTTTGCCTATGCCCTTGGCCTGGAGCCGACGTCGATCAACGGCATGCCGCTGCTCCAGGTCCTGGCCGGACCGAAATGGGAGGAGGGCAAGTTCGCGCCGGGCCTGCACATGCTGGCCGAAAAGCTGAAGGCGCGTGAGCCGTTTCGCGACCTGTTGCTGCCGGTCACTGTCGGTGGCGAGGAACGGTGGCTGAAGCTGGCGGCCAATCCGCGGTTCGATGAGCGTGGCACTTTTACCGGCTTTCGCGGCGTCGGGTCAGACGTGACGGCGGAGCGTCAGTCGAACGACCGGATCAACCATCTGGCCCGCTATGACGCGCTGACCGGCCTGCCCAATCGGACGCTGGTGAACGAAGCGCTGGCCCATGCCATGGCCGATGCCGACAAATGGGGGTCGCGCTGCGCCTTCATGATGATCGACCTGGATCGGTTCAAGGCAGTGAACGACTCGCTGGGCCACCCGCTGGGCGATCGGCTGCTGGGGCGCGTGGCCGACCGGCTGCGCCATCTGATGACCGAAAATGAGACGACCGGTCGACTGGGCGGCGACGAATTCGCTGTCGTCATCCGCGACGCGCGCGACGGTGAGCGGCTGGCTCGGCTGGCGCAGCGCATCATCGATGACCTGTCCCAACCCTATGAAGTCGACAACCACACGCTCTATATCGGCGCCAGTGTCGGGCTGGCGGTCGCGCCGCGCGACGGCCGCACTGCGGAAATGCTGATCCGCTCCGCCGATCTAGCGCTGTATCGCTCGAAGGATGCGGGCGGCGGCGCCTTCCACCATTACGAGCCGGAACTGCATGTCGAGGCCGAAGAGCGGCGCGTGTTGGAAATCGCGCTGCGTCACGCGCTTCAGAAGGATGAACTGAGCCTTCATTTTCAGCCGGTGGTAGACGCATCCGATGCGCGACTGATCGGGTTTGAGGCGCTGTTGCGCTGGACCCACCCCGAACTTGGACCGATCAGCCCCGCCAAGTTCGTGCCGTTGGCCGAGGATGCGCGACTGATCGCACCGATCGGCGAATGGGTGGTGCGGCGCGCCTGTGACGAAGCAGCGCGGTGGGACGACGACATCCGCATCGCCGTCAACGTATCGCCCGAACAGTTGCATCACCCGTCATTCGTATCGGTCGTGGCCGAATCCATCCGCCAGTCAGGCATCACCGCCGACCGGCTGGAACTGGAGGTCACCGAAAGCGTGTTCCTGCGCGAGGGCACGGGCGCGGTGAAGGTGCTGGAGCAGCTGCTCGACCTTGGCTGTCACCTCAGCCTGGACGATTTCGGCACCGGCTATTCCTCGCTCGGCTATCTGTCGCGCGCGCGCTTTTCGACGATCAAGATCGACCGCAGCTTTGTCCAGGCCGCCGCCAATGGCGGGCGTGAGGCAATCGCCATCATGCGCGCCGTGGTCGCGATGGCCGATTCGCTGGGGCTGTCCACCACCGCCGAGGGGGTGGAGACCGAAGATGAGCATAATATGATCCGCACGCTGGGCTGCACCAAGGTGCAGGGATATTATTTCGGGCGTCCGATGCCGGTGGCGGAGGCGCGCGTTCTGGCCACGCGGCGAATGCGCGCGGCGGGCGGCACCGCGGCGTAA
- a CDS encoding ketosteroid isomerase-related protein, whose amino-acid sequence MTSPDATRALVERYYADFNAGDTAAMADLVSDDLVHDVNQGERRTGRDAFIAFNAHMTRCYRETLSDMVIMVSDDGRRAAAEFVVHGEYLATDEGLPPATGQRYVLPAGAFVAVEDGRIGRITTCYNLADWMRQVTGA is encoded by the coding sequence ATGACATCACCCGACGCGACGCGCGCGCTGGTCGAGCGCTATTATGCTGACTTCAACGCGGGTGATACGGCCGCGATGGCGGATCTGGTGAGCGACGATCTGGTCCATGACGTTAATCAGGGCGAACGCCGAACCGGCCGTGACGCCTTTATCGCGTTCAACGCGCACATGACGCGCTGCTATCGCGAAACGCTGAGTGACATGGTGATCATGGTCAGCGACGATGGCCGCCGCGCCGCCGCCGAATTCGTGGTGCACGGCGAGTATCTGGCCACCGACGAAGGGCTGCCGCCCGCGACCGGGCAGCGTTACGTCCTGCCCGCCGGTGCGTTTGTGGCGGTCGAGGACGGGCGGATCGGGCGGATCACCACCTGTTACAACTTGGCCGACTGGATGCGTCAGGTGACCGGCGCATGA
- a CDS encoding DUF1289 domain-containing protein — MDDGIVTRVAPVAVTSPCVLVCTLDTKTGWCLGCGRTGEEIAGWTRVTDGERRMILSQLPERMAKLRAS; from the coding sequence ATGGACGACGGCATCGTTACCCGCGTTGCGCCGGTTGCGGTGACCAGTCCGTGCGTTCTGGTCTGCACGCTGGACACGAAAACAGGCTGGTGCCTGGGTTGTGGCCGGACGGGTGAAGAAATCGCTGGATGGACGCGCGTAACCGATGGCGAACGGCGCATGATCTTGTCGCAATTGCCCGAACGGATGGCAAAATTGCGCGCATCATAA
- a CDS encoding DEAD/DEAH box helicase translates to MSFADLGLSDELLRAVTEAGYSEPTPIQASAIPSVLMMRDLIGIAQTGTGKTASFVLPMIDILAQGRTRALMPRSLILEPTRELAAQVAENFEKYGQYHKLSMALLIGGVQMGDQVKALEKGVDVLIATPGRLMDLFERGKILLTGCELLVIDEADRMLDMGFIPDIETICSKLPKTRQTLLFSATMPPPIKKLADKFLSNPKTIEVARPATTNTNITQRLVPTRADRKREVLRSLLQSEEIHTAIIFCNRKTTVRELNKSLRSHGYASGEIHGDMDQSARIAELDRFKRGDINILVASDVAARGLDVKGVSHVFNFDAPWHPDDYVHRIGRTGRAGAKGSAFTFVTSEDAENIANIEKLTGQTIERVTVGERAEPPAEAPAAERPRRERKRSERRPAPTPAEAEAKPVERAAPPPRAKEERRDRRRHRDDDGADDGGWNGPIPAFLEVTLGR, encoded by the coding sequence ATGAGCTTTGCCGATCTCGGCCTGTCTGACGAACTGCTACGCGCCGTGACCGAGGCGGGGTATTCCGAACCCACGCCCATTCAGGCCAGCGCCATTCCGTCGGTATTGATGATGCGCGATCTGATCGGCATCGCCCAGACGGGCACTGGCAAGACCGCCAGTTTCGTCCTCCCCATGATCGATATTCTGGCGCAGGGCCGGACCCGCGCGCTGATGCCGCGCAGCCTGATCCTTGAGCCGACGCGCGAACTCGCCGCGCAGGTGGCCGAGAATTTCGAGAAATACGGCCAGTATCACAAGCTATCGATGGCGCTGCTGATCGGTGGCGTGCAGATGGGCGATCAGGTCAAGGCGCTGGAAAAGGGCGTCGACGTGCTGATCGCGACACCGGGCCGCCTGATGGACCTGTTCGAGCGGGGCAAGATCCTGCTGACGGGTTGCGAATTGCTGGTCATCGACGAAGCGGACCGGATGCTCGACATGGGGTTCATCCCCGATATCGAGACGATCTGTTCGAAACTGCCCAAGACGCGCCAGACGCTGCTCTTTTCCGCGACGATGCCGCCGCCGATCAAGAAGCTGGCCGACAAGTTTCTGAGCAACCCCAAGACGATCGAGGTCGCTCGCCCCGCGACCACCAACACCAACATCACCCAGCGGTTGGTGCCGACACGCGCCGACCGCAAGCGGGAAGTGCTGCGTTCGCTGTTGCAGAGCGAAGAGATCCACACCGCCATCATCTTCTGCAATCGCAAGACGACGGTGCGGGAGCTGAACAAGTCGCTTCGCAGCCACGGCTATGCATCGGGTGAAATCCATGGCGACATGGACCAGTCGGCGCGCATTGCCGAGTTGGACCGGTTCAAGCGCGGCGACATCAACATCCTGGTCGCCAGCGATGTCGCGGCACGGGGCTTGGACGTGAAGGGCGTCAGCCACGTCTTCAATTTCGATGCCCCCTGGCATCCCGACGATTATGTCCACCGCATCGGCCGTACGGGCCGCGCGGGGGCAAAGGGTTCGGCCTTTACGTTCGTGACGAGCGAGGACGCCGAAAACATCGCGAATATCGAAAAGCTGACCGGCCAGACGATCGAACGGGTCACCGTCGGTGAACGCGCCGAGCCGCCCGCCGAAGCGCCGGCCGCCGAAAGGCCCCGCCGCGAGCGCAAGCGCAGCGAACGGCGCCCCGCCCCCACCCCGGCCGAAGCGGAGGCAAAGCCCGTCGAGCGCGCGGCACCCCCGCCCCGCGCAAAGGAAGAGCGTCGCGACCGCCGCCGCCACCGCGACGATGACGGCGCCGACGATGGCGGCTGGAACGGCCCGATCCCGGCCTTTCTTGAAGTCACGCTGGGCCGCTGA